A single window of Desulfovibrio sp. G11 DNA harbors:
- a CDS encoding tyrosine-type recombinase/integrase yields MAKGKEHTPWVTVERGIRKYEHLTRKHGLKPDVYYALRYRVEGKRYEEGLGWASQGWTLERARLTLAELMVAKKTGSGEVTLRERRVKAQEERAEAKRQQEARRRLAVTLSEYWHNNYFPDCRQSKAPETWRKEESNFRTWLAPAFGDVPLREISKADLDAIKSKMASAGLAKRTTQLVFATMRAVWNHARGNKLVEGACPTQEIKLGKISNARNRALSSKEAQELLEEIQRLDEKAWAFTLACLHTGGRLSEVARLTWGQVNLRERHITLVHTKTGKPRAVPMTETLVSLLRSMPHGQAQDIVFTNAQGKQWTSMPANFRKAVANLKLNEGRTDRRELLVFHSLRHSAASMLLDAGENVRTIQELFGWSTLAMLQRYTHPTDEKKQRAMGRLDTKLKQQPANVHDFSEAQQKGSA; encoded by the coding sequence ATGGCCAAGGGGAAAGAGCATACACCTTGGGTCACGGTCGAGCGTGGCATCCGAAAATACGAACATCTGACTCGCAAGCACGGCTTGAAGCCTGACGTGTACTATGCCCTGCGCTATCGCGTGGAGGGCAAACGGTATGAAGAGGGCCTGGGCTGGGCAAGTCAGGGCTGGACACTGGAGCGTGCCCGGCTGACGCTTGCGGAATTGATGGTGGCCAAAAAGACGGGTTCGGGCGAGGTCACATTACGGGAGAGGCGGGTCAAGGCCCAGGAGGAACGCGCGGAAGCGAAACGGCAGCAGGAAGCCCGTAGGCGGCTTGCGGTTACACTCAGCGAGTACTGGCACAACAACTACTTTCCCGACTGCAGGCAAAGCAAGGCTCCGGAGACGTGGCGCAAGGAAGAATCCAACTTCAGAACATGGCTCGCTCCCGCTTTTGGGGATGTGCCCTTGCGCGAAATATCCAAGGCAGATCTTGACGCCATAAAGAGCAAGATGGCCAGTGCTGGCCTTGCCAAGCGTACGACCCAGCTTGTTTTTGCCACCATGCGGGCTGTGTGGAATCATGCACGAGGAAACAAGCTGGTTGAAGGTGCCTGCCCCACGCAGGAAATAAAGCTGGGAAAGATCAGCAATGCCCGTAATCGCGCACTTTCGTCCAAAGAAGCGCAGGAGCTGCTTGAAGAGATACAGCGCCTCGATGAAAAAGCCTGGGCCTTCACCCTGGCCTGCCTGCACACCGGAGGGCGACTCAGTGAGGTGGCGCGGCTGACGTGGGGACAGGTGAATCTGCGCGAAAGGCATATTACCCTTGTCCATACCAAAACAGGCAAGCCTCGCGCCGTGCCCATGACGGAAACGCTGGTTTCTCTTTTGCGCAGCATGCCCCACGGGCAGGCACAGGATATTGTCTTTACCAATGCTCAGGGAAAACAGTGGACGTCCATGCCTGCCAACTTCCGCAAGGCTGTGGCCAATCTCAAGCTGAACGAAGGCCGCACTGACCGGCGTGAACTTCTGGTCTTTCACTCCCTGCGGCACAGCGCCGCCTCCATGCTGCTTGATGCGGGGGAAAACGTGCGCACCATTCAGGAGCTTTTTGGCTGGTCAACGCTCGCCATGCTCCAGCGCTATACCCACCCCACGGATGAAAAGAAACAGAGGGCAATGGGCAGGCTGGACACCAAGCTGAAACAACAGCCTGCCAACGTCCATGACTTTTCCGAAGCCCAGCAAAAGGGCAGCGCCTGA
- a CDS encoding baseplate J/gp47 family protein: MPYTIPSFDSIRTRMLRDMRNLDPAAHTDADSDNYIRATGTASAAEGLYDHQAWIVRQIIPDTADPEYLEQHCALRGITRRAATKATGTITVTGRPGSIVPAYTQAKDADGTVYQTTAAVTLTGTGEAVTASAPCEAAQAGALPDVVGMQVTLLSAPSGVQAKGLLDLAGGTDAESNASMLTTLLDYMRNPPAGGTAADYRRWARSVPGVADATVYPLRQGPGTVDIVIVGEDGIPGEDVVTACQAKIDAERPCTAKAATVYAPVPKPVDMTVALRVSNGATLVTLKPAVTTVLQVEFARLAPGESLVLSRLLAAVSSLDGVADVVIREPGANVVPSALEWCRLGYLMLEAL, encoded by the coding sequence ATGCCGTACACCATTCCCAGCTTTGATAGCATCCGTACCCGCATGCTGCGCGACATGCGCAACCTTGACCCTGCCGCCCATACTGATGCGGACAGCGACAATTATATACGCGCCACTGGCACAGCCAGCGCCGCCGAGGGCTTGTACGATCATCAGGCATGGATAGTGCGCCAGATCATCCCTGACACCGCAGACCCGGAATATCTGGAGCAACATTGCGCCCTGCGCGGCATTACGCGCCGCGCGGCCACCAAAGCTACAGGCACAATTACGGTCACAGGTCGCCCCGGCTCTATTGTGCCCGCCTATACCCAGGCCAAAGATGCCGACGGCACCGTGTATCAGACCACAGCTGCCGTAACCCTTACAGGCACGGGCGAGGCTGTAACAGCGTCCGCCCCATGCGAGGCTGCACAGGCCGGGGCGCTACCGGATGTCGTCGGCATGCAGGTCACGCTGTTGTCAGCGCCGTCTGGTGTGCAGGCCAAGGGTCTGCTTGATCTGGCCGGAGGCACCGATGCCGAGAGCAACGCCAGCATGCTTACGACATTGCTTGACTACATGCGCAACCCGCCAGCAGGCGGCACGGCGGCGGATTATCGCCGCTGGGCGCGGTCTGTTCCCGGCGTGGCGGATGCCACGGTCTATCCCCTGCGGCAGGGACCGGGCACAGTTGATATTGTTATTGTCGGTGAGGACGGCATTCCCGGCGAGGATGTTGTTACCGCATGCCAGGCCAAGATTGACGCAGAGCGCCCCTGCACGGCCAAGGCAGCCACGGTTTACGCGCCCGTGCCTAAGCCGGTTGACATGACTGTGGCCCTGCGCGTCAGCAATGGCGCAACCCTGGTCACGCTCAAGCCCGCAGTCACCACCGTGCTGCAAGTCGAATTTGCCCGACTTGCCCCCGGCGAAAGCCTTGTGCTGTCGCGTCTGCTTGCCGCCGTGTCGTCGCTGGACGGCGTTGCGGACGTTGTAATCCGTGAGCCGGGAGCCAATGTCGTCCCCAGCGCCCTTGAGTGGTGCCGTCTGGGCTATCTGATGCTGGAGGCATTATGA
- a CDS encoding phage tail tape measure protein: MSDLQVQAELKLKDNLSRPAGTALDSLGKTAAKTGTAVDSIGKSQGMQRTAKDAADAARSMDTVNRTAQDASRSMDATARNTRQVKDAIQAADRQASAMRNNMQGVGQAVRDAAGQMRILGRGMGTAMRGAAALGAAGYVAKAAMDKPVAYEKQLASMSNVAYGDRDAAGRIAGMGDLDAAIVAAVRQGGGTREDAAATLNAMLASGAVDESTAKDKLLPVIMKGATASGASGEELANILLKGISQKQFTADEAELALDKAIKAGEVGQFELKDMARWLPQIISAGKGMKGMSGFDAHLANLQGIAQVTGSNDQAGNAYFNLLGKLTSEDVIKNFKQQKIHLPEELAKGRMQGKDPVSTFVDLVQSRVVAKDKRFQALQKKIAATSDKDERRALMEQAAEILQGTAVGKVLRDREALLGLVGAMNQKDTIKEVHEALQQAKGSTQASFDVMSSTGDYAQQQLANEKDIATTGVYNRVKAPVNTALRNTAELAQAHPVAAQAAVGGATAATTAAAGGAAVSLLGGGSAMQGAAKGLLTGAEMTAKAAPIIMLGTSALKIHNTANDASLTTAEKNTRYMETYGEFGGALAGAGMGAAVGSAFPLIGNIAGAIIGGIMGYISGGMAGKATGEALWGDEAASQGQHPLPDDYLEALQYVQQQAAQQPISVTIENKLDIDGDRIAEAVTRRLVRDDTRR, translated from the coding sequence ATGTCAGACCTGCAAGTACAAGCGGAACTGAAGCTTAAAGACAATCTGTCGCGCCCTGCGGGTACGGCTCTGGACTCTTTGGGCAAAACCGCTGCAAAAACCGGCACTGCCGTTGATTCCATCGGCAAGAGCCAGGGCATGCAGCGCACGGCCAAGGATGCGGCCGACGCTGCCCGCAGCATGGACACAGTTAACCGTACCGCCCAGGATGCCAGCCGCAGCATGGATGCAACGGCCCGCAATACCCGGCAGGTTAAGGACGCCATACAGGCCGCCGACCGGCAGGCATCTGCCATGCGCAACAACATGCAGGGTGTCGGGCAGGCTGTACGCGATGCCGCCGGGCAAATGCGCATCCTTGGCCGTGGCATGGGTACGGCCATGCGCGGCGCGGCGGCTTTGGGTGCTGCGGGCTATGTGGCCAAGGCTGCGATGGATAAGCCCGTGGCCTATGAAAAGCAGCTCGCCAGCATGTCCAACGTGGCCTATGGAGATCGCGATGCCGCAGGGCGCATTGCTGGCATGGGTGATCTTGATGCCGCCATTGTTGCCGCCGTCCGCCAGGGTGGCGGCACGCGAGAGGACGCCGCAGCGACCCTCAACGCCATGCTGGCATCAGGCGCTGTTGACGAGTCCACGGCCAAAGACAAGCTTTTGCCCGTCATTATGAAGGGGGCTACGGCTTCTGGGGCCAGCGGCGAAGAACTGGCAAACATCCTTTTAAAGGGCATCAGCCAGAAGCAATTTACAGCGGATGAAGCCGAACTGGCCTTGGATAAGGCCATCAAGGCGGGCGAGGTCGGGCAGTTTGAGTTGAAAGACATGGCGCGCTGGCTGCCGCAAATCATCAGCGCTGGCAAGGGCATGAAGGGTATGTCAGGCTTTGATGCCCATCTTGCCAATTTGCAGGGCATTGCGCAGGTCACAGGCAGCAATGACCAGGCAGGCAACGCCTATTTCAACCTGCTCGGCAAGCTCACAAGCGAAGATGTTATCAAGAATTTTAAGCAGCAAAAGATTCACCTGCCAGAAGAGTTGGCGAAAGGGCGCATGCAGGGCAAAGACCCTGTCTCCACCTTTGTGGATTTGGTGCAAAGCCGTGTGGTCGCCAAAGACAAACGTTTTCAGGCCCTGCAAAAAAAGATAGCGGCCACCAGCGATAAAGACGAGCGGCGGGCTTTGATGGAACAGGCCGCGGAAATACTGCAAGGCACTGCTGTGGGCAAGGTACTGCGAGATCGCGAAGCCCTGCTTGGCCTTGTGGGGGCCATGAACCAAAAGGATACCATCAAGGAAGTGCATGAAGCTCTCCAGCAGGCCAAGGGCAGCACGCAAGCCTCCTTTGATGTCATGTCAAGCACGGGAGATTACGCCCAGCAACAGCTTGCCAATGAAAAGGATATTGCTACTACAGGCGTATATAATCGAGTGAAAGCCCCTGTAAATACCGCCTTGCGCAATACCGCAGAGCTGGCGCAGGCGCACCCCGTAGCGGCACAAGCTGCCGTTGGCGGCGCAACCGCCGCCACCACGGCAGCCGCTGGCGGCGCAGCAGTATCGTTGCTCGGTGGCGGCAGCGCCATGCAGGGGGCGGCCAAGGGCCTGTTAACCGGGGCCGAAATGACCGCCAAGGCGGCCCCAATCATCATGCTGGGTACGTCTGCGCTCAAAATCCACAATACCGCCAATGACGCCAGCTTGACCACCGCAGAAAAAAATACCCGCTATATGGAAACGTATGGTGAGTTTGGCGGTGCTCTGGCCGGGGCGGGCATGGGCGCAGCTGTTGGCAGCGCTTTCCCGTTAATTGGCAACATCGCCGGTGCCATCATTGGCGGCATTATGGGCTATATTTCCGGGGGCATGGCAGGCAAGGCTACAGGGGAGGCTCTATGGGGAGACGAGGCAGCCTCACAGGGCCAGCACCCCCTGCCCGACGATTATCTTGAAGCCCTGCAATACGTCCAGCAGCAGGCGGCGCAGCAGCCCATCTCTGTGACTATAGAAAACAAGCTGGATATTGACGGCGACCGCATAGCCGAGGCCGTTACGCGGCGGCTTGTGCGCGACGATACCCGGAGGTAG
- the nrdD gene encoding anaerobic ribonucleoside-triphosphate reductase — protein MTDAIANRETRTAMPHLVGVGMKFDRTRRITGYLVGDLERFNNAKRAEERDRVKHGT, from the coding sequence ATGACAGACGCCATTGCCAACCGCGAAACGCGTACAGCCATGCCCCATCTGGTCGGTGTGGGTATGAAGTTTGACCGCACACGCCGCATCACCGGCTACCTTGTGGGCGATCTGGAGCGCTTCAACAACGCCAAGCGCGCCGAAGAACGGGACAGGGTGAAACATGGGACATAG
- a CDS encoding putative phage tail protein, translated as MGHSALLAALLPPVSYDVNAPGVEVSLAVDGAELDRVQAASAAVLGALQPWKWQQYLPDWERVYGLPGACAKGDQLLQERIAQLAVAFLERGGISHAWLKRYAALAGYEITIDEFTPFKAGHSRAGDPLTNDDWTYAFRVTTPSDAPVCSRPGSRWRARPCALGATVFWNAS; from the coding sequence ATGGGACATAGTGCCCTGTTGGCGGCCTTGCTGCCGCCTGTATCCTATGATGTTAACGCGCCGGGCGTGGAGGTATCCCTTGCCGTTGACGGCGCAGAGCTTGACCGCGTGCAGGCCGCCAGCGCCGCAGTGCTTGGGGCGCTCCAGCCTTGGAAGTGGCAGCAGTATCTGCCGGATTGGGAGCGTGTATACGGCCTGCCCGGCGCATGTGCAAAAGGCGACCAGTTGCTGCAAGAGCGCATCGCCCAGCTTGCCGTAGCCTTTCTTGAGCGCGGCGGCATCTCCCACGCATGGCTCAAACGCTACGCGGCACTTGCCGGGTACGAGATCACGATTGATGAATTTACGCCATTCAAGGCGGGACACTCCCGCGCTGGCGACCCGCTGACCAATGACGACTGGACGTATGCATTTCGCGTTACAACGCCCAGCGACGCCCCCGTGTGTTCAAGGCCGGGCAGTCGGTGGCGGGCGAGGCCCTGCGCACTTGGGGCGACAGTATTTTGGAATGCATCATGA
- a CDS encoding DNA circularization protein: protein MSLLNTLNEVASPWATMLDASFRGVKFQVAGISDKGEKSLAVHEYPYRPGAEVEDLGRKARLTPVRAIFWGRNYLSEVSALVRAFEESGKGELVHPLFGTLQVCVKHWNIEHDAETRDYAAVDFEFIEASLDNPFFDAKSMRGLADKAQASMLSGLTSAMNEASAALAETLAPLQEAAAYVQGAVLTELRAILDVYDGAGAVVRTAVSYIDSPVGFVTDLLACQFSAASAVSGLGTFAGLSSLSGVFPRVSLSSDKPQTTYAVGSSAYGDSWITGPQNSASSEQLSVRQAGPAAVPAATDAPSSRQTARAQAVTYAMLAQTNTLATATAAALVAEVATPRMTPGEVEALTGNTRARVQDCLTYVRASLPESRWHAAAEGLRDAAHGIQQLGEAALNARPPLISYSVPTPCNPRLLAFRLYGDHTRSRELVRINPQVRNPNFIAKGQEMLVYAK, encoded by the coding sequence ATGTCCCTGCTGAACACCCTGAATGAAGTCGCTTCCCCCTGGGCCACCATGCTTGACGCCTCGTTCCGTGGCGTCAAGTTTCAGGTGGCGGGCATCAGCGACAAGGGCGAAAAATCCCTCGCCGTGCATGAATACCCGTACCGCCCCGGCGCGGAGGTGGAAGATTTGGGCCGCAAGGCCCGGCTTACGCCCGTCAGGGCGATCTTTTGGGGCCGCAATTACCTGTCCGAAGTCAGCGCCCTTGTCAGGGCGTTTGAAGAATCCGGCAAGGGTGAGCTGGTGCATCCGCTGTTCGGCACCCTGCAAGTGTGCGTCAAACACTGGAATATCGAGCATGATGCTGAAACGCGCGACTACGCCGCTGTTGACTTTGAATTTATTGAAGCCTCGCTTGATAATCCCTTCTTTGACGCCAAGAGTATGCGCGGCCTTGCCGACAAGGCGCAGGCCAGTATGCTTTCTGGCCTTACGTCCGCCATGAATGAAGCCAGCGCAGCTCTGGCTGAAACGCTGGCCCCCCTGCAAGAGGCCGCTGCCTATGTGCAGGGCGCAGTACTCACGGAACTGCGCGCCATTCTCGACGTGTATGACGGGGCCGGGGCTGTTGTGCGCACTGCTGTTTCCTATATTGATTCTCCGGTGGGCTTTGTGACAGACCTGCTGGCCTGCCAGTTCAGCGCTGCCAGCGCGGTCAGCGGCCTTGGCACATTTGCCGGATTGTCGTCGTTGTCGGGCGTTTTTCCGCGCGTCAGCCTTTCGTCTGACAAGCCGCAAACCACATATGCTGTTGGCTCAAGCGCCTACGGCGATTCGTGGATTACTGGCCCGCAAAATTCTGCCAGCAGTGAGCAGCTTTCAGTGCGGCAAGCAGGCCCTGCTGCCGTGCCTGCGGCTACAGATGCCCCGTCCAGTCGCCAGACGGCCCGCGCCCAAGCCGTGACCTACGCCATGCTGGCACAGACCAATACACTGGCAACCGCCACGGCAGCGGCCCTCGTGGCCGAGGTGGCAACGCCCCGCATGACGCCGGGCGAGGTGGAGGCACTCACCGGCAATACCCGCGCCCGCGTGCAAGACTGCCTCACCTATGTGCGCGCCAGCTTGCCGGAATCGCGCTGGCATGCCGCCGCCGAAGGCTTGCGCGATGCCGCGCACGGCATCCAGCAGCTTGGCGAGGCGGCGCTTAACGCCCGTCCGCCGTTGATATCCTATTCCGTGCCTACGCCGTGCAATCCGCGCCTTCTGGCCTTCCGGCTCTATGGCGACCACACCCGCAGCCGGGAGCTTGTGCGCATTAACCCCCAGGTGCGCAACCCCAATTTTATCGCCAAAGGCCAGGAGATGCTCGTTTATGCAAAATAA
- a CDS encoding phage baseplate assembly protein V has protein sequence MPSITDMIDARIARFMRALRLPYRARLTALNGDPALQMAQGKGLAGEAVQAVEVLQQFGFSSGIPADSQLIVLPLAGRSSASVVIATEHGAYRLKVAPGEARMYSQEGAYVHIKAGRIVEIDCDNLNINVKNHAKITAGNGVIIDTPQTTVTGNLTATGEKGDTVAMTANVKITGDIAQSGSMTSTGDHTAGGISLTQHSHTGVQTGSGSTGQPQ, from the coding sequence ATGCCAAGCATAACAGATATGATAGACGCCCGTATTGCGCGGTTTATGCGGGCCTTGCGGCTGCCGTACCGTGCGCGGCTGACCGCGTTAAACGGCGACCCGGCCTTGCAAATGGCGCAGGGCAAGGGCTTGGCTGGCGAGGCTGTGCAGGCTGTTGAGGTTTTGCAGCAGTTTGGTTTTTCCAGCGGCATCCCCGCAGACAGTCAGCTTATCGTGCTGCCCCTGGCCGGGCGCAGCAGCGCCAGCGTGGTCATTGCCACCGAGCACGGCGCGTATCGCCTCAAGGTCGCCCCCGGTGAGGCCCGCATGTACAGTCAGGAGGGCGCGTACGTCCATATCAAAGCCGGGCGCATAGTCGAAATAGACTGCGATAATCTCAATATCAATGTTAAAAACCATGCCAAAATTACAGCGGGAAACGGTGTCATAATTGACACTCCGCAAACAACTGTCACCGGCAACCTGACGGCCACAGGCGAAAAGGGCGACACTGTTGCAATGACCGCCAATGTCAAAATCACGGGCGACATTGCCCAGAGCGGCAGCATGACATCCACCGGCGACCACACTGCGGGCGGCATCAGCCTCACCCAGCATTCCCACACGGGCGTGCAGACGGGCAGCGGCAGTACAGGTCAGCCCCAATAG
- a CDS encoding phage tail protein: protein MAIQEYVGAVVLEVDGEEIECASFSAKESTGRMPVKTMNRRRRIAGYSTGVATYELTVAVPIPVDGKEKDWSNVVDAKLVIYPVSGKGQRTAYTGCVVQDVSDQYESEGEAKRDLTLFAVDKIKE from the coding sequence ATGGCTATTCAGGAATATGTGGGGGCAGTCGTCCTTGAGGTGGATGGCGAAGAAATCGAGTGCGCCAGTTTCAGCGCCAAGGAGTCCACTGGCCGCATGCCCGTAAAAACCATGAACCGTAGGCGGCGCATCGCCGGGTACAGCACGGGCGTGGCCACCTATGAGCTTACCGTGGCCGTACCCATCCCCGTAGACGGCAAGGAAAAGGATTGGTCAAACGTTGTGGACGCCAAGCTGGTCATTTACCCGGTCAGCGGCAAGGGCCAGCGCACGGCATACACCGGCTGCGTGGTGCAGGATGTGAGCGACCAGTATGAAAGCGAAGGCGAAGCCAAGCGCGATCTGACACTGTTCGCCGTTGATAAAATCAAGGAGTAA
- a CDS encoding YagK/YfjJ domain-containing protein, whose translation MGMIMQYKQVQTISLVIDALLKSYLNRHSKALIVRFDVHYPEDYPMVSGNEDISACIAYVAKKYKRQGLDPFYIWVREQLRSVHPHYHCALLLNGQKVRGYRHVFQNVEEAWGRTLGCSVSGCINYCLSDGDSDYNGKMIRRDAGPVIFDIRRNEVLHQLSYLAKAYTKELGYDGLRNFGCSRIPNT comes from the coding sequence ATGGGCATGATTATGCAATACAAGCAGGTACAGACAATTTCACTTGTCATAGACGCGTTGCTTAAATCCTATCTCAACAGGCATTCAAAGGCGCTCATTGTACGCTTTGATGTGCACTATCCGGAAGACTACCCAATGGTATCAGGCAATGAAGACATCTCTGCCTGCATCGCCTATGTCGCTAAAAAATATAAACGTCAGGGGCTTGATCCTTTCTATATCTGGGTCAGGGAACAACTCCGCAGTGTCCATCCCCATTACCACTGCGCTCTGCTTCTTAACGGGCAGAAGGTGAGAGGCTATCGGCATGTGTTTCAAAATGTGGAAGAGGCTTGGGGCCGCACGCTCGGGTGTTCCGTGTCTGGCTGCATCAACTACTGCCTTAGCGATGGCGACTCGGACTACAACGGCAAAATGATCCGCAGGGATGCTGGGCCTGTAATTTTTGACATCCGTCGTAATGAAGTGCTGCACCAGCTTTCCTACTTGGCAAAGGCGTATACCAAAGAGC
- a CDS encoding tyrosine-type recombinase/integrase, translating to MSQTAIFREVARDWWERYMLQGNLDYAEESWRRLEREVMPRLGDKPLSKITAPNILTILRRIEQRGTLVVARKVKSHISQIMRYGIACGLVSRDPARDLGWALTPHKCKPRAAITEPRQIGQLMAAIERYRNRQRRCSLKLAALLFVRPGELSSAAWSEIEWDSATWRIPAIKMKMKRPHNVPLSRQALDVLRELNAITGKTSWLFPSRWDKERHETGHVLNLALRRMDYGPDIMTAHGFRAMAATTLSEMGWASEVIERQLAHVDKNQVRAAYQRSDLLTERRKMLQAWADYLDMRCAWAILGK from the coding sequence ATGTCTCAAACGGCAATTTTTCGAGAGGTGGCGCGGGACTGGTGGGAGCGCTATATGCTCCAGGGGAATTTGGACTACGCAGAGGAATCTTGGCGACGCTTGGAAAGAGAGGTGATGCCGCGACTTGGGGATAAACCGCTGTCCAAAATTACCGCACCCAATATCTTGACAATATTGAGGCGTATCGAGCAACGCGGCACTTTAGTTGTAGCTCGCAAAGTCAAAAGCCACATTTCGCAAATTATGCGCTACGGTATAGCCTGCGGCCTTGTGAGTCGTGACCCGGCGCGTGATTTGGGCTGGGCGCTGACACCGCACAAATGCAAACCAAGGGCAGCCATTACCGAACCGCGCCAGATAGGTCAGCTTATGGCGGCAATAGAGCGGTACCGCAACCGCCAGCGCCGATGTTCACTCAAGCTCGCGGCGCTTTTGTTCGTCCGGCCCGGCGAGTTGTCTTCCGCAGCGTGGAGTGAAATTGAATGGGATTCGGCTACGTGGCGCATCCCGGCAATAAAAATGAAGATGAAACGCCCGCACAATGTTCCGCTCTCGCGCCAGGCGCTGGACGTTCTGCGGGAGTTAAACGCCATAACAGGCAAGACTTCGTGGCTGTTCCCATCGCGATGGGACAAAGAGCGTCACGAAACAGGCCATGTACTGAATCTTGCACTACGGCGCATGGATTATGGCCCGGATATTATGACAGCCCACGGGTTTCGGGCAATGGCGGCCACCACGCTGTCAGAAATGGGATGGGCAAGCGAGGTGATAGAGCGGCAATTAGCTCATGTGGACAAAAATCAGGTGCGTGCAGCGTATCAGCGTTCTGACCTGCTGACCGAGCGCCGCAAAATGTTGCAGGCGTGGGCTGATTATCTTGATATGCGCTGCGCCTGGGCGATTCTTGGAAAATAA
- a CDS encoding phage GP46 family protein — protein MDAQINPTTGDYTGSRISHLGNAVYLRLCTPLGTWWADTTLGSRLHELQREKDVPRIQLLARQYAEQALEQLIREGRARSVTVTTQQPHDGRCLMLVEVVDATGTPYTFEHFVQVGG, from the coding sequence ATGGACGCGCAAATTAACCCCACAACAGGCGATTACACAGGCAGCCGCATCAGCCATCTTGGCAATGCGGTCTACCTGCGCCTTTGCACGCCGCTCGGCACATGGTGGGCCGACACAACGCTTGGCAGCCGCCTGCACGAGTTGCAGCGCGAAAAAGACGTGCCACGCATCCAGCTACTTGCCCGGCAATATGCAGAACAAGCCCTTGAGCAGCTTATACGGGAAGGCCGCGCCCGCTCTGTCACGGTCACAACGCAGCAGCCGCATGACGGGCGCTGCCTGATGCTTGTTGAGGTGGTGGACGCCACGGGTACGCCGTATACATTTGAGCATTTTGTGCAGGTAGGGGGCTAG
- a CDS encoding phage baseplate assembly protein, translating into MQNNSDSGSAISITIDGHTHRDWLRYSIDSDLFTPADAWQMSLGIPAGKLPGYLRPWAKVEVREGDSLILTGRIDSLRRRISKNESSLELSGRDGAAILLDCSAPILTQREVTVAEVCASMLRPVGVDKIKVQSSGAAYKKVAVEPGMSAWEALQRAAEASGLWPWFEPDGTLMVAAPDYSRAVDAELVLVKDGTGNNVLDITLEESCNRRYSEVTVLGQSIGGEDDEADTQLTHTVKDKGAWFYRPLIRDEGHVDSTDMASRRARKIITDGIMESLTITVRVRGHAIENGKPWQPGMRLRLRSDALQCDITTMLARRTFVGGREGTTTQLVLKPWGVWLPDTARKPHKRKKKSDGDECDYDFD; encoded by the coding sequence ATGCAAAATAATTCCGACAGCGGCAGCGCAATCAGCATCACCATTGACGGCCACACCCACCGCGACTGGCTGCGATACTCTATAGACAGCGACCTGTTTACACCCGCCGATGCGTGGCAAATGAGCCTGGGCATACCGGCGGGCAAGCTGCCCGGTTACCTGCGCCCGTGGGCAAAGGTGGAAGTGCGCGAGGGCGACAGCCTGATACTCACAGGCCGTATTGACAGCCTGCGCCGCCGCATCAGCAAAAACGAGTCGTCGCTGGAACTTTCCGGGCGAGACGGCGCAGCCATCTTGCTTGATTGCTCCGCGCCCATACTGACCCAACGCGAGGTCACAGTGGCCGAGGTGTGCGCAAGCATGCTGCGACCCGTGGGCGTGGACAAAATCAAGGTGCAATCGAGCGGCGCTGCGTACAAGAAGGTAGCTGTAGAGCCGGGCATGTCGGCGTGGGAGGCTTTGCAGCGCGCAGCCGAGGCTAGCGGCCTTTGGCCGTGGTTTGAGCCGGACGGCACCCTCATGGTGGCCGCGCCGGACTACAGCCGGGCAGTGGACGCAGAACTTGTGCTGGTCAAAGACGGCACGGGCAATAATGTGCTGGATATTACGCTGGAGGAAAGCTGTAACCGCCGTTACAGCGAGGTCACAGTGCTTGGGCAGAGCATCGGCGGTGAGGATGATGAAGCCGACACCCAGCTAACGCATACGGTCAAAGATAAGGGTGCGTGGTTCTATCGGCCCCTCATACGTGATGAGGGGCATGTGGACAGTACAGACATGGCCAGCCGTCGCGCCCGAAAAATCATTACTGATGGCATCATGGAAAGCCTTACCATCACCGTTCGTGTACGCGGCCATGCCATTGAAAACGGCAAGCCCTGGCAGCCGGGCATGCGCCTGCGCCTGCGCTCTGATGCCCTGCAATGCGACATCACAACGATGCTTGCCCGCCGCACCTTTGTGGGTGGGCGCGAGGGTACGACAACCCAGCTTGTGCTCAAGCCCTGGGGCGTGTGGCTGCCTGACACTGCCAGAAAGCCGCACAAGAGAAAGAAGAAATCTGACGGCGATGAGTGTGATTATGACTTTGACTAA